Proteins from one Porites lutea chromosome 3, jaPorLute2.1, whole genome shotgun sequence genomic window:
- the LOC140930700 gene encoding uncharacterized protein: MPPKRSARLSASASKPPAAKKQKRGRKSSATVSREEVATPSTANVTLPAIPPDLVEQIVNRVADEVSRRMASGTGGLPSNTNALKEVPVIDMTAAGSAANGISPLVQGSINAVQKNLTGTDFQTVGSTSHGPIPHRDTPVSAASELAAIVSTLMNSSLQPSSLPTYKRAWRLYNQFLHSTFQGLSVALPISPPNLALFIAYMFDNHYAPSTVTTYISALGYSHKLSGYPDPSKVFFIMQMLKGYGKLGARLDSRLPITLPILHRILEAASSFSSSKYQICQFQAMCSIAFHAFLRVGEMTSTTGLGPRPLQIHQVVQLVNDSNTIVSLKIVFEDFKHSYNQPPSSMVINRVPIFCPVQLMLDYLALRGNKPGPLFITLHGQPVSRANFTDQLSLAIKFCGLNPARYKGHSFRIGAASHAADRGLSDAQIRVLGRWKSNAFHRYIRIPSVST; the protein is encoded by the exons ATGCCTCCAAAGCGTTCAGCCCGGCTTTCAGCTTCCGCCTCTAAGCCACCAGCGGCCAAGAAACAGAAGAGGGGCAGGAAGTCATCTGCCACTGTTTCCAGGGAAGAGGTGGCTACTCCTTCAACAGCCAATGTAACTCTGCCTGCAATTCCACCAGATCTTGTCGAACAAATTGTTAACAGGGTGGCAGACGAAGTTTCGAGACGCATGGCAAGTGGTACTGGTGGTCTACCGTCCAATACCAACGCACTGAAAGAGGTGCCTGTCATAGACATGACAGCAGCAGGGTCAGCAGCGAATGGCATCTCTCCCCTTGTTCAGGGCTCAATCAACGCAGTTCAGAAGAACCTTACAG GTACAGACTTTCAGACAGTTGGCTCCACCTCACATGGACCAATCCCCCACAGAGATACCCCTGTATCTGCGGCCTCAGAACTGGCAGCCATAGTTTCAACCCTTATGAACTCGAGCCTGCAGCCGTCATCCCTTCCTACCTACAAAAGGGCTTGGAGGCTGTATAATCAGTTTTTACATTCAACGTTTCAAGGGTTATCTGTGGCACTTCCCATTTCACCTCCTAATTTAGCACTATTCATTGCATATATGTTTGATAATCATTATGCTCCATCCACAGTGACTACATATATTTCTGCCTTAGGGTATTCCCACAAGTTATCTGGATATCCAGACCCTTCTAAGGTTTTCTTTATTATGCAAATGTTAAAAGGCTATGGTAAGCTTGGAGCCCGTTTGGATAGTCGGTTGCCAATTACTCTTCCGATTTTACATAGGATCTTGGAAGCTGCCTCAAGTTTTTCAAGTTCGAAGTATCAAATTTGTCAATTTCAAGCTATGTGCTCCATTGCTTTTCATGCTTTTCTTAGAGTAGGTGAAATGACCTCCACAACAGGCCTTGGTCCTCGACCTTTACAAATTCATCAAGTAGTTCAGCTGGTGAATGACTCCAATACCatagtttctttaaaaattgtttttgaggATTTTAAACACAGTTATAACCAGCCGCCTTCTTCTATGGTCATTAATCGTGTACCCATTTTCTGTCCAGTTCAGTTGATGTTGGATTATTTGGCTCTACGGGGTAACAAACCTGGCCCCCTTTTTATTACATTACATGGTCAGCCAGTTTCTCGAGCCAATTTTACTGATCAGCTGTCTTTGGCGATTAAATTCTGTGGGCTCAACCCTGCTCGTTATAAGGGACATAGTTTTCGGATTGGGGCTGCATCTCATGCTGCAGATCGGGGTTTGTCTGATGCCCAGATACGAGTTTTGGGCAGGTGGAAGTCGAATGCTTTTCATCGATATATTCGCATTCCTTCTGTATCAACGTAG